In the genome of Synchiropus splendidus isolate RoL2022-P1 chromosome 13, RoL_Sspl_1.0, whole genome shotgun sequence, the window AATGTGCAGGAAAGAAAGTGTGACATTACTGAATGGTTTCTTACGCCAAATCCATTCTTACCATCCCACTGTCTAAAGCCGTCCTCCCCGACTTCTATCTGATCGGGTTTCTGAAATAACAGTCACCAACAAAACATTGCTGCAACCTAGTAACCAGTCGGAGCTGATCACGCCTGGACAGGGCAAGTCAAGGGTCATCTCCACTAAAAGTCCCGCGCGGATCCGCCACGTCGCAAACGTCTTTCGCTCGCTAACGGCACGATCATCGGCCAGTCAATTCGGTGGACGCGGTTTTTGGGGCTTCCGAGCAGCTGTTTAGTTCACCCGTTGCGCGGGCCGACCCTGGGTTTTTACTCTTAAAATGGCAGCGTTTTCATTCAGTGGAAGCAGGGATGTGACTTAGAGTGGCGATGCTCGACCTCTCCCTTGGCTGTCCAGGACACAATCAGCCAGATGCATTACTAGGCTACTGCCATGACAGCACAGCTGCAGGTCAGACTGGAGGCTTCAAAAGTCTCACCTTGCCAGCAGACACTTCAAAGGTTCAGAGGAAAGGGGAGGCTCTTACCTTGAAGAAGTCATCTTGGTGCACAACACAACAGTTGGGTAATGTCTTAAGTAGCCTATTTGTCAAAGTGGTCTTCCCACCGTTGGTCACTCTGAAAAGGAAGCGGGAAATCAGCACCTCTGTCTCCGACCccggggtcatgtgactcatgCGCTCACCCTCCGATGCCGATGATGAACTTCATGCTTCTGCTGGATGTTGGTCGGAACTCAGTAAGTAAAAGAGGGGAACCAAACTAAAGCAAGCTCTCGCTCTCCAAGTCtcaagacctgcctctctcctccgCCGCTGACGTTCCCTCCTTTTACTACTTCATTGATAGACTATCTCACCGACGGGCTTTTAAAGGGTCCAGCGGCGGCGTCAGCGCCGCGGACGGCCAATCCGCAACAGACTCCAAAATccagagggaggtggagggaggaggagggtggtgcgggggagggagggggggtgcGTTTCTCCACCTGTCGCTCAGGGTCAAGTGGATACAGGACATGCAGCTCAGAagtcttccacacacacacgtctcccaTTGTGGCTCTCTGAACTTCTGAATGAAAACAAGGTCCAGGTTGAGTCACGTGACACGCTCGGGTCAAACTGTGAGTCACAGTCTGCAGTCGGCTCTGTGGATCCACACCTTATCACGGGAcgttcacacacatgtatttcattattatgaattatattttcatttcttacagatttttatgattattattgtaaatacatttttcataaCTATGACAAATaactaatatatatttattacataCTTCAAACAAGCTGATTTACAATTTTCTTCATTATTATGGATATGAATTTATGAAATTATTTATGACACATTCATTCGATTttagtgcttttattttgttttataattcAAATTTTTATGATCTTATGACTATTAGAGCTTTCATTTAATAATAGTTTTAGCATTCTGAAGAGGTTAATAGACattcaaacattaaaaaaaaaaatttaatcaACCttgatatttcctttttttaattaatctTTTTAAATTTTAGATGATATTTATGTTGAGGTTCTTTCCATTTGTGTAGAATTCCAGTGTTTGACTCTTATGCCTTTATTGAGATTTTTGTCTTCTCTCAAAATGTTCAGACCTAAAATGCAACATTGTCCTcgtatttttaacatatttgttattatattaatatttcagcattttttcatgttaaacaaacaagcagtattttttatttctccagTTATTTTATCGTATTTTTGAAGCGTatttcccctcctctcctcaaaGCTGTGCTTCGACAGACAGAGGATCTGTGTTTTAATCCTTGACACGCTTGTGTCTCTCAGTTGTTGTATGAGTTGTGAACTCAaacccactctctcctcaccGTTCCTGGGACGATAATAAAGATTTACAGTCACCTTTATAGGCCGTGGACCATCAAACTAGCAGGTCATGAGGCTTGACGTGTTGCTTCAGAGACAGTTGACGTTACAAAACTGCCCCTCGTGGCTCCAGTCCAATCTAGGACATGAGCAGACTGAGGCGTGTCAAGCATGTGGTCCAAATACTTTCTGTCCCCTCATCTCAGCGTGACAGAGTCATTTGTCAGAGGGATCCCCCCGACACCAAGCCTTCGTTTCCTCTCAAGCTCAGTCGCCGTGTCTGGAGACAGAGGGACGGCTTGGTCTCCATGGCAAGAATTTCAGTCGTtttcagacaaaacagacatgtGGCGCTCAAATGCTCAACAACAAAACTGGGAGCAGTTTTAGCTGAAATCCGACAGCAAGTCTGTTCCAGGCCTGTAGAAGGAGGAGCATTTAGAGGGAGGgggccatttttcaaaataaacctgtTATAAGTTTGAaatcacaaacatttaaaacgttattttgatgtgaagctactctATTGTTAAGTGAGATGGGACTACTGTAGAGAAAAAGTGGATCTGAAAGGACCTTTGAGGAAatattgcttttctttttcagactATTTCATGTTTTATGCTGTTGAGTTTTCCGCCCTCCAACCACCGGGTGACGCTGTAGCCACCATAATACTGCGTTTGtttaaaacagaagaaaaaaacgcCTGTCGCGGTATATGGCCAAGGTCGATACGTAGATATTTACTATATATTTATCTTGTTAATCTGAAACCTGAACATATCTGTATCATAGTCACTTGATGCGGAGAAGGTCACTTATCGGATCTAAACCAAGTGTCACAAGCGGAACTATTGTGCGTTGCTCGACGGACTGTTTATATTGGTGCACCGAGGTGAGCAAAGTGAGCATGATTGAAAAGTCACGTTTTAAAATGCTATTTCTCTTATTAACCTGCTGTAGTGTGgttctaaaaataaagaaatacacaTAGGATCTTAATAGCAACGCTCACTGTTCGTATGAACATAAATGCAAtttataaacaataaataacgAAAACAATTGTCTGGaatataactttttaaaaatagcatATTTaacaagaaatatatatatatatatatatatatatatatatatatatatatatatatatatatatatatatatatatatatatataataaatatatattggctcttttttttaatttaaaattttaagTCAAATGTATTCAATAAACATAAAGCTTTTCACAGTTTGATTATGAAACAATATAGGGAGTGTTTCATGATGAGCTGTTCAAATACCTGTGTCCACTTCTTTCTGTTTAGTGTCGCTATAAACTTAAACGTAAGTCACCGTGAAGGTCTGAGTGATTGAACAGATCAGCAGGTGACTCTCACCACTCACCTTTGCTGTGTCTGACCTGGATTCCAGAAGGAATAAAACTTTGCAGCTGCTtcccatgtatttattttacaaacatGAAATGGCACGTTTCCATAAATAACCACGTATCCTCTTGATATACAACAGTAAATCCACAACATGAACACCAGAGGGATATCAACAAGCATGCCACCCTGCCTCAGGAACAACCACAGGAAGCCCAGGACACGCTGGCATGTCACGGCTACGTACACGCTTCACTCTGCACCTGAAGACGCCTGAACCGCGATGAAACGCATGCAGCTGATCGTGACTCAGAAGCAGATGACGGCTGGAGATGCTGGGTCAGGGTTTCCGGATCTCCCCTCAGGTGTTGCCAGAAAGCTTCCAGGCCGTAAAAACCAGTCGTCTCTATGCACACAACACTGGGATGGAAATGGACGCCATGATTGTCTCAGGTCGGCTGCCAGGTGTTTCACAAGCAGCAGGTGAGCTCTTCAACATTGAATCCACTTTGTTAAAAGCTCTGCACTGGGGGAAAAAACACTATTCAAGCAGTTATCTCAAAGGGCTTTAAAAATCCGACTGTATTTTGCTTTGAACTTAAGGCCTCAGATCGAGAAGCCTCATCCAGGCAAACTGCTCTTCATATTTGGTGCTGGTTATATAATCTATAGAAGGTCAGCGGTCGTCTGGCTCTCAGTCAGGAGATGGGGCTCGTGTCCATTCCTCAGATGTCATCCAGATGTCTCAGGTGATATATGGGTGGTGGAGAGGAACGCAGCTCGGCGGGGGAGggggtgtggtggtggtggtgagggttTGGGCTTCTAAAATAACCCAACCTGCTTCACCCGATTACAGGAGTGGCAGGATCAAAAAATAGAATTGATAAGTGTGCGAGCCTCTTaaagagcagagcagctgagCTTTACATAACAGCGAGtgcaggaggacgaggaggatgatgatgaagaaccaCCTGATGTGTGTGCTGAGGAAACATGACGCAGCAGGAGGCGTGGCCCTGGAAGACAAGCGTTCCCTGAGGACTCGGTCGATTTTTGAATTCATGCTTTTCATTCATCTTTCATTGCTGTTGCTTcggatataataataattcatgataTTTTAGACAAAGATTATATTGCTTTAGAAAGGGTGTATTATATACAGAACATTAATATAGAATACATTTCCAGGATTggattctgcattttttttgtcaatgaatGTTACACATTCTACAATTTCTTAAtctgatgaaaaataatatatattttcctacttcaatatatatatatatatatatatatatatatatatatatatatatatatatatatatatatatatatatatatatcgtttACGCAAttttcaccaaaataaaaaagtcactTTTCCCCTCCTGGAGACTtttatccataactttttaaatctattttacTGTTTTAGATTCACTTTACTTGACTTATAGtattatagtatatatatatttatatagtagtaagtttttttttttcattgtttcaacTTGATTTCATTATTTAACAGGAATGTAATTTTCCAACTTCGACAGCGATGGTTTTGAAAGTGAAGTAGAATAAAGAGGGTGTGAGCGTCACATATTGCTGGTGACTCACGACCCCAGCACACAGCAGTATGTGCTCGTGGCAGTGGAACCCTCCGTCCGCAGATACTCACCTTAATGTCCAATGTCTGGGCCCAGTTCTGCCATCATGGACTTCGGCCTGGAAGAGACAGATTAGAGTCAGGCTCTCGCTCAAGCCCAGTCAAACATTGAGATCAGCGGGTTAGCGCTTCAGCTGCCTTGTTATTTTTGGGCCGAATATCTTGACACTAGCTTGTTCGACTGTTTACAGCCGGAGTCAAATGTGTGTGGTCTGAAAGCCCTCGGATCATTTCTAACGCTGAACGATGAATATCTTGCTGTAAAATAAGGGGAGAGTTTGGACTGCAAATAGCTGTGGACTGTATGTACTGGGGAATCAGGTCACCTTTCTTTAGATGCAGACGAGCcgagctgctcctgctgcagcctgGAGGTCAGAGATACTCTGTGACTCTTGGTTACATCAACGTATGGCACAACTGACTCACCTCTCCCGCTGGGCTTGGATCTTCTCGTCATCGTACCTTAGTATATCAGAGAAAAAGAGTCAAGACAGATTGAATGTGTTGGTTTTTACGCTATACTTTACATCTTTCCCACCTAAAACCAATTTAGTTTGAGTTATTAAATCCTGGAAGTGTCATTTCTCCATGAATATTCACACTTGTGGCGCAAGTTttccgaaatttcgttgccatcatatagtaatatgttttgtgcaatgacaataaagaaagtctaagtctaagtgtGACCTCTGGTGGTGGGAAGGACTTACTGCAGCACGCAGTCCGGGATCTGAACGTGCTCCATGGGGACGATCTGACTCAACTCCTCCAGAGTGTGGACGTAGCGGATCTTCTCGATGAACTTAACACTGCAGGGGACGCACAGCACTTTAATATTTATCGAGAGAAACTCCAACATTATTACAGATATAAAGATGTAAATTCGTGAATACACTAATCTGtggatattaaaaataaatacagtaataAATGAAGGGAGTGtggaaaaaagttaaaaaatgacaataaaattcGATAAAACTAACATGAATTCTAACATGAAATCTTTTAAATTTAAAGATGTAAGAAATGAACAGGGGGAACGACACTATAAGTAAGAACATAACGTAGTAAAGGAGTATGAtgaattaaacaataaaaaaatacaaaactaagaaaaaatgaaattacattaaatacatgaaaaaagcaACCACAAGACATTAAATGTCATGGTTAAGCTTTATATAACATATATGAAGGtgaaaatatatgtaaaatatatttgtccATGCAACAAGATGAGTTTTATGCAGTACATTTTCTAATAGATTTTTTCAGCTATTATTTTAGAGATCAATTGCAAAATACAGAAATTAACTCTTGAATTGACACAAGAAACTGCTGTGATTCAAGTCAGAGCAACAGCAGTGAGTCTCACTCATGCTGTGTGTTTCGCTGGCGCAGGAAGCGGTGCTCGCACCTGATGAAGGGTCTTGAGATGGCCAGCACGGTCCGGATGAACCAGCTCGGGTGAGCGATGATCAGACACTTGAGGTTCTTCCTCAGCCTGCCGGGAGTCATCATGAAATTCTAAATGACATGAGAAGACACGGAGCAGAAAGCTGTTCCCGCTTGAgtctctcacttcctgtcaatcATCTGGTAGCACTTCTTCAGCCAGCTGATCCCGGGCATCCTCCTGCGAGGGGTGGATCCGTTCAGGTAGATGATCATGTAGTCCTCGgccaccagcagctccaggctGCTCACCACGTACCTGCAGAGCACAGGAGAGGTGACGCCACCTGCTGTCGCCAACTGCTCTCCAGTCTATGCTCCTTACAGGAAGAGGTTCTCCATGATGTAGGCGTACTCTTCACAGTTGCTGTCAGGCAGGTAACAGGCTGCAAACACGATGATGGCGTTCAGGCCTTCACCGTAGTAACCTGGTGGAAGACAGTCAGCCGTGTTTATGGCCTGTGCATTATGACCGAGAGGCTACGAAACAAGACAAGGTTTATCTCCTTTTCTCGCCAAGTTCCAAACCCATTTTCATAGTCAGTTGCGCGTAAAtacatatttgaaaatgaaagggCGAGGATTTTCGATGCGCCACCAACTGGGATAGAGGAGGCCCTCGTaatccagttttgttttgttttcaaggaATTATTCGTTGCTGGGAAAATGGGAGCAAATAAAGAGAGAATTTATTGAAGAAATGGAAACTCAAGTCCGTGTTCGTGGAACAACCCAACAACGTCCTGATGCCATGAGCTCATCCTCATAACAgcctcttttttcttcttttctcaggCCGTCTCTTCAGTGAAAGCTACCAAAGAAAAAGGGTTCGACTCACCTCCGTGCGTGACCACCCTGAGGTACGGCCTGATGACCTGCATGTCGATCCGCTTCTCCTGGTCACCGATGATCACCGTGCGCCACAGACGGCCGGACgagtccctctcctcctctccttctccagggAGACGTTTGGCGGTGGCCACAGGAGTGTCGTCTGCCATCAGGGGTGAAGAGCGTCACTTCAGCTGCGTCCGGGATTCAAGAAACCGCCGTCTGACCTTCCCACTCCAACTCGTTCCCGTTGTTCATGAACTCCAGCGAGTCGGTTTCGTCCGGC includes:
- the atcayb gene encoding caytaxin isoform X1 encodes the protein MGSVRMDSMEVKDEWQDEDFPRPLPEDGDSTCGLTDSRSHPPSSLKVGESAAQRKRRTLTAPDMNLSLDQSEGSVLSDDFLETPDDLDINVDDIETPDETDSLEFMNNGNELEWEDDTPVATAKRLPGEGEEERDSSGRLWRTVIIGDQEKRIDMQVIRPYLRVVTHGGYYGEGLNAIIVFAACYLPDSNCEEYAYIMENLFLYVVSSLELLVAEDYMIIYLNGSTPRRRMPGISWLKKCYQMIDRKLRKNLKCLIIAHPSWFIRTVLAISRPFISVKFIEKIRYVHTLEELSQIVPMEHVQIPDCVLQYDDEKIQAQRERVSLTSRLQQEQLGSSASKERPKSMMAELGPDIGH
- the atcayb gene encoding caytaxin isoform X2, with product MGSVRMDSMEVKDEWQDEDFPRPLPEDGDSTCGLTDSRSHPPSSLKVGESAAQRKRRTLTAPDMNLSLDQSEGSVLSDDFLETPDDLDINVDDIETPDETDSLEFMNNGNELEWEDDTPVATAKRLPGEGEEERDSSGRLWRTVIIGDQEKRIDMQVIRPYLRVVTHGGYYGEGLNAIIVFAACYLPDSNCEEYAYIMENLFLYVVSSLELLVAEDYMIIYLNGSTPRRRMPGISWLKKCYQMIDRKLRKNLKCLIIAHPSWFIRTVLAISRPFISVKFIEKIRYVHTLEELSQIVPMEHVQIPDCVLQYDDEKIQAQRERLQQEQLGSSASKERPKSMMAELGPDIGH
- the atcayb gene encoding caytaxin isoform X3, giving the protein MGSVRMDSMEVKDEWQDEDFPRPLPEDGDSTCGLTDSRSHPPSSLKVGESAAQRKRRTLTAPDMNLSLDQSEGSVLSDDFLETPDDLDINVDDIETPDETDSLEFMNNGNELEWEDDTPVATAKRLPGEGEEERDSSGRLWRTVIIGDQEKRIDMQVIRPYLRVVTHGGYYGEGLNAIIVFAACYLPDSNCEEYAYIMENLFLYVVSSLELLVAEDYMIIYLNGSTPRRRMPGISWLKKCYQMIDRKLRKNLKCLIIAHPSWFIRTVLAISRPFISVKFIEKIRYVHTLEELSQIVPMEHVQIPDCVLQYDDEKIQAQRERPKSMMAELGPDIGH